In Devosia sp. 1566, a single genomic region encodes these proteins:
- a CDS encoding ABC transporter permease, with protein sequence MRLSNVWNLGVKELQGLWRDPALLLLIGYAFSLSIYTAGRASPDNLSNATIGIVDEDRSTLSDRIAAAFMPPHFVPEQITTSEMDSRMDQGRDTFTLDIPPDFERDLLAGHAPAIQLNIDATRMSQAFTGSGYIQQILNAEVAEFLAGYRAPTSLPVALELRSRYNPELDPGWFGAISSVITSITMLSLILTGAALIREKEHGTVEHLLVMPVAAAEIMLSKIWSMGLVVLLASAFAIIVVVQMLLQVPVAGSLPLFILASVLMLFAMTSMGIFLATVAGSMPQFGLLIMLVLLPLQILSGAMTPRESMPRIIQDIMLLAPNTHFVILSQGILFRGAGLSVVWPNLLGLALIGAGLFALALRQFRRFLT encoded by the coding sequence ATGAGGCTGAGCAACGTTTGGAACCTGGGTGTCAAGGAGTTGCAGGGGCTGTGGCGCGATCCCGCACTGCTGCTGCTGATCGGCTATGCCTTCTCGCTCTCCATCTATACAGCCGGCCGCGCCTCCCCGGACAATCTGTCGAATGCCACTATCGGCATTGTTGACGAGGACCGCTCGACGCTTTCCGATCGCATCGCCGCCGCATTCATGCCGCCCCACTTCGTGCCGGAGCAGATCACCACGTCCGAGATGGACAGCCGTATGGACCAGGGCCGCGACACCTTTACGCTCGACATCCCTCCCGATTTCGAACGCGATCTGCTGGCAGGTCATGCGCCCGCGATCCAGTTGAACATCGATGCCACACGGATGAGCCAGGCCTTTACGGGCAGCGGCTATATCCAGCAGATCCTCAACGCGGAAGTCGCGGAATTCCTAGCGGGCTACCGCGCGCCGACCTCTCTGCCAGTGGCACTGGAGCTGCGGTCGCGCTACAACCCCGAGCTTGATCCAGGCTGGTTCGGGGCCATTTCCAGCGTGATCACCTCGATAACCATGCTGTCCCTCATCCTGACGGGAGCCGCCCTGATCCGTGAAAAGGAGCATGGCACCGTCGAGCATCTGCTCGTCATGCCCGTCGCGGCGGCCGAGATCATGCTGTCCAAGATCTGGTCGATGGGACTGGTTGTGCTTCTGGCATCGGCCTTTGCGATCATCGTCGTGGTGCAGATGCTTCTGCAGGTGCCGGTGGCGGGCTCACTGCCCCTGTTTATCCTTGCCTCGGTGCTGATGCTATTTGCCATGACCTCGATGGGCATCTTCCTTGCCACGGTCGCCGGCTCGATGCCGCAGTTCGGCCTGCTGATCATGCTGGTGCTGCTGCCGCTGCAAATCCTGTCGGGCGCCATGACCCCGCGTGAAAGCATGCCCCGGATCATCCAGGACATCATGCTCCTAGCACCCAACACGCATTTCGTCATTCTGTCGCAAGGCATCCTGTTTCGCGGCGCAGGCCTGAGCGTAGTCTGGCCCAATCTGTTGGGGCTTGCGCTCATTGGAGCCGGACTATTCGCCCTTGCCTTGCGTCAGTTCCGCCGCTTCTTGACGTGA